One Peromyscus leucopus breed LL Stock chromosome 6, UCI_PerLeu_2.1, whole genome shotgun sequence genomic region harbors:
- the Slc6a17 gene encoding sodium-dependent neutral amino acid transporter SLC6A17, giving the protein MPKNSKVTQREHSNEHVTESVADLLALEEPVDYKQSVLNVAGETGGRQKAAEEELDAEDRPAWNSKLQYILAQIGFSVGLGNIWRFPYLCQKNGGGAYLVPYLVLLIIIGIPLFFLELAVGQRIRRGSIGVWHYVCPRLGGIGFSSCIVCLFVGLYYNVIIGWSVFYFFKSFQYPLPWSECPVIRNGTTAVVEPECEKSSATTYFWYREALDISNSISESGGLNWKMTLCLLVAWSIVGMAVVKGIQSSGKVMYFSSLFPYVVLACFLVRGLLLRGAVDGILHMFTPKLDKMLDPQVWREAATQVFFALGLGFGGVIAFSSYNKQDNNCHFDAALVSFINFFTSVLATLVVFAVLGFKANIMNEKCVVENAEKILGYLNSNVLSRDLIPPHVNFSHLTTKDYSEMYNVIMTVKEKQFSALGLDPCLLEDELDKSVQGTGLAFIAFTEAMTHFPASPFWSVMFFLMLINLGLGSMIGTMAGITTPIIDTFKVPKEIFTVGCCVFAFFVGLLFVQRSGNYFVTMFDDYSATLPLTVIVILENIAVAWIYGTKKFMQELTEMLGFRPYRFYFYMWKFVSPLFMAVLTTASIIQLGVSPPGYSAWIKEEAAERYLYFPNWAMALLITLIAVATLPIPVVFILRHFHLLSDGSNTLSVSYKKGRMMKDISNLEENDETRFILSKVPSEAPSPMPTHRSYLGPGSTSPLETSGNPNGRYGSGYLLASTPESEL; this is encoded by the exons ATGCCGAAGAACAGCAAGGTGACCCAGCGTGAACACAGCAATGAGCATGTCACCGAGTCCGTGGCTGATTTGCTGGCCCTCGAGGAGCCTGTGGACTATAAGCAGAGTGTACTGAATGTGGCGGGAGAGACAGGTGGCAGGCAGAAGGCGGCGGAGGAGGAGCTGGACGCGGAGGACCGGCCAGCCTGGAATAGTAAGCTGCAGTACATCCTGGCCCAGATCGGCTTTTCTGTGGGCCTGGGCAACATCTGGAGGTTCCCCTACCTGTGCCAGAAAAATGGAGGAG GTGCCTACCTGGTGCCCTACCTGGTGCTGCTGATCATTATTGGCATCCCCCTCTTCTTTCTGGAGCTGGCTGTGGGCCAGAGGATCCGCCGTGGCAGCATCGGCGTGTGGCACTACGTGTGCCCCCGCCTGGGGGGCATCGGCTTTTCCAGCTGTATT GTCTGCCTCTTCGTCGGGCTGTACTACAATGTGATCATTGGGTGGAGTGTCTTCTACTTCTTCAAGTCTTTCCAGTACCCCCTGCCCTGGAGCGAATGTCCTGTCATTAGGAATGGGACTACAGCAG TGGTGGAGCCTGAGTGTGAGAAGAGCTCAGCCACTACCTACTTCTGGTACCGAGAGGCCTTGGACATCTCCAACTCCATCTCAGAGAGTGGAGGCCTCAACTGGAAGATGACACTCTGCCTCCTCGTGGCCTGGAGCATCGTGGGCATGGCAGTAGTCAAGGGCATCCAGTCCTCTGGAAAG GTCATGTATTTCAGCTCCCTCTTCCCCTACGTGGTGTTGGCCTGCTTCCTGGTTCGGGGGCTGCTGCTGCGAGGGGCGGTTGATGGCATCCTGCACATGTTCACTCCTAAG CTGGACAAGATGCTGGACCCCCAGGTGTGGCGGGAGGCAGCCACACAGGTCTTCTTCgccctggggctgggctttggAGGTGTCATCGCCTTTTCCAGCTACAACAAGCAGGACAATAACTGCCACTTCGATGCGGCCCTGGTGTCCTTCATCAACTTCTTCACCTCGGTGTTGGCCACCCTCGTGGTGTTTGCTGTGCTGGGCTTCAAAGCCAACATCATGAATGAGAAATGTGTGGTCGA GAATGCTGAGAAAATCCTAGGGTACCTCAACTCCAACGTCTTGAGCCGGGACCTCATCCCACCCCATGTCAACTTCTCACACCTGACCACCAAGGACTACTCAGAGATGTACAACGTCATCATGACTGTTAAGGAAAAGCAGTTCTCAGCCCTGGGCCtggatccctgcctcctggaGGATGAGCTGGACAAG TCTGTGCAGGGCACAGGCCTGGCCTTCATCGCCTTCACTGAGGCCATGACACATTTCCCGGCCTCCCCCTTCTGGTCTGTCATGTTCTTCCTGATGCTCATCAACCTGGGCCTGGGCAGCATGATCGGGACCATGGCAGGAATCACCACACCTATCATCGACACCTTCAAGGTGCCCAAGGAGATCTTCACAG TGGGCTGCTGTGTCTTTGCATTCTTCGTGGGGCTGTTGTTCGTCCAGCGCTCCGGAAACTACTTTGTCACCATGTTTGATGACTACTCGGCCACCCTGCCACTCACCGTCATCGTCATCCTTGAGAACATCGCTGTGGCCTGGATTTATGGAACCAAGAA GTTCATGCAGGAGCTAACGGAGATGCTGGGCTTCCGACCCTACCGCTTCTATTTCTACATGTGGAAGTTTGTGTCTCCGTTGTTCATGGCTGTTCTCACCACAGCCAGCATCATCCAGCTGGGGGTGTCGCCCCCAGGCTACAGTGCCTGGATTAAAGAGGAG GCTGCTGAGCGCTACCTGTACTTCCCCAACTGGGCCATGGCACTGCTGATCACCCTCATTGCGGTGGCCACCCTGCCCATCCCTGTGGTGTTCATCCTGCGGCACTTCCACCTGCTCTCCGACggctccaacaccctctctgTGTCCTACAAGAAGGGCCGGATGATGAAGGACATCTCCAATCTGGAGGAGAATGATGAGACCCGCTTCATCCTCAGCAAGGTGCCCAGTGAGGCGCCCTCCCCCATGCCCACCCACCGCTCCTATCTGGGGCCTGGCAGCACATCACCCCTGGAGACCAGCGGCAATCCCAACGGACGCTATGGAAGTGGCTACCTCCTGGCCAGCACCCCCGAGTCAGAGCTGTGA